In Gemmatimonadaceae bacterium, a single genomic region encodes these proteins:
- the aroC gene encoding chorismate synthase has protein sequence MPLRFSTAGESHGPALVSLLEGMPAGLHLLSSHVDTELARRQQGYGRGRRMQIEKDAIEFLSGVRAGQTLGSPIAMLIHNRDWKNWQEIMDPAPREGDPDPRKRAVTRVRPGHADLTGLLKYDRDDARDILERASARETTARVAAAAVCKRFLNEFGVRIGSHLVHLGGIDAQRPDPMPDDLNAASDASPLRTLDRDAEQRMIAHIDEIKRAGNTLGGVCEVVADGLPVGLGSHVSWDRKLDGRIAAAIMSIPAVKGVEIGMGFQAARVTGADVHDEIEMAHGNTRTGHVRRKTNRAGGLEGGMTTGEPLVVRVAMKPISTLMRPLATVDVATGEAASAVAERSDVTAVPAMGVIAEAMLAFVLADAFLEKFGGDAVSETKRNHDAYLSHLEARLGG, from the coding sequence ATGCCATTACGCTTTTCGACCGCAGGGGAATCGCACGGCCCCGCGTTGGTCTCTCTCCTCGAGGGCATGCCGGCCGGCCTGCACCTGCTGTCCTCGCACGTCGACACCGAGCTCGCACGGCGACAGCAGGGCTACGGCCGCGGACGTCGCATGCAGATCGAGAAAGACGCCATCGAGTTTCTCTCTGGCGTCCGCGCCGGGCAGACGCTCGGATCACCGATCGCGATGCTCATTCACAATCGCGACTGGAAGAACTGGCAGGAGATCATGGACCCCGCGCCGCGCGAAGGCGATCCCGATCCGCGCAAACGCGCCGTCACGCGCGTGCGGCCCGGCCACGCCGATCTCACCGGCTTGCTCAAGTACGATCGTGACGACGCGCGCGACATTCTCGAGCGTGCGTCGGCGCGCGAAACCACCGCGCGCGTCGCGGCCGCCGCGGTCTGTAAGAGATTTCTCAACGAGTTCGGCGTGCGCATCGGCAGCCATCTCGTGCACCTGGGCGGCATCGATGCGCAGCGGCCCGATCCCATGCCCGACGATCTCAACGCCGCGTCGGATGCGTCGCCGCTGCGTACGCTCGATCGCGACGCGGAGCAACGCATGATCGCGCACATCGACGAGATCAAGCGCGCCGGCAACACCCTCGGCGGCGTCTGCGAGGTCGTTGCCGATGGACTCCCCGTTGGCCTGGGGTCGCACGTGTCGTGGGATCGCAAGCTCGACGGCCGCATCGCCGCCGCGATCATGTCGATCCCCGCGGTGAAGGGCGTCGAGATCGGCATGGGCTTTCAGGCCGCGCGCGTCACCGGCGCGGACGTGCATGACGAAATCGAGATGGCGCACGGCAACACGCGCACCGGTCACGTACGCCGCAAGACGAATCGCGCCGGAGGGCTCGAAGGTGGGATGACGACCGGCGAGCCGCTCGTCGTGCGCGTCGCGATGAAACCGATCAGCACCCTCATGCGCCCGCTCGCGACAGTCGATGTCGCGACCGGGGAGGCCGCGTCAGCCGTGGCCGAGCGCAGCGATGTGACGGCGGTGCCGGCCATGGGAGTCATTGCCGAGGCGATGTTGGCGTTCGTGCTCGCCGATGCGTTCCTCGAGAAGTTCGGTGGCGACGCAGTCTCCGAAACCAAGCGCAATCATGACGCCTACCTTTCGCACCTCGAAGCCCGACTCGGCGGCTGA
- a CDS encoding shikimate kinase — MTPTFRTSKPDSAADPSRPHLILVGLPGSGKTTVGQAVAAATGRTFLDIDQEIERREGRSIGQIFGEKGEPYFRRKEREITEELTYFGNMIVSPGGGWIANSDVVSIVRPPAQLVYLRVTPESALKRLGPMRAMRPLLSRPDPLTELKRLFEARRAAYESADHVVSTELFDLQRVIQKVTELATAGLHP, encoded by the coding sequence ATGACGCCTACCTTTCGCACCTCGAAGCCCGACTCGGCGGCTGATCCGTCGAGACCGCATCTCATTCTCGTCGGCCTTCCCGGATCGGGAAAAACGACGGTAGGGCAGGCGGTAGCCGCCGCAACCGGTCGCACCTTCCTGGACATCGACCAGGAGATCGAGCGCCGCGAAGGGCGGTCGATCGGGCAGATCTTCGGCGAGAAGGGCGAGCCCTACTTCCGCCGCAAAGAGCGCGAAATCACCGAGGAGCTGACCTACTTCGGCAACATGATCGTGTCGCCGGGTGGGGGCTGGATTGCCAACTCCGATGTCGTTTCGATCGTGAGGCCGCCGGCCCAGTTGGTCTATCTTCGGGTGACGCCGGAGAGCGCCCTCAAACGATTGGGTCCAATGCGTGCGATGCGCCCGCTGCTGTCTCGGCCCGATCCGCTTACCGAGCTCAAGCGTCTGTTTGAGGCTCGCCGAGCGGCGTATGAGTCGGCAGATCATGTAGTTAGCACGGAACTCTTTGACCTGCAAAGGGTTATACAAAAAGTCACCGAGCTTGCTACGGCGGGCTTGCATCCATAG
- a CDS encoding DUF494 family protein, whose product MAMAGFDRERIDAICIVIPPFLASYWARASSHRSHRSHEGAATILMTFRVLGPHERGRFAPEAWGHLLALSGSGSLNAAELEHIIERALIQIDGRIALDDLRSLMEGAGYGEQGDADQPQTVH is encoded by the coding sequence CTGGCAATGGCAGGATTCGACAGGGAGAGGATCGATGCGATATGCATCGTTATTCCTCCCTTTCTTGCTTCTTACTGGGCTCGGGCGTCAAGTCACAGAAGTCACAGAAGTCACGAAGGTGCAGCGACGATACTCATGACGTTTCGCGTATTAGGCCCGCACGAGCGCGGCCGTTTCGCCCCGGAAGCCTGGGGACATTTGCTGGCGTTGAGCGGTTCGGGCTCGCTGAATGCGGCGGAGCTCGAGCACATCATAGAACGAGCACTCATTCAGATCGACGGACGCATTGCGTTGGACGACCTGCGCTCTCTTATGGAAGGGGCCGGGTATGGTGAGCAGGGCGACGCCGATCAACCACAGACGGTACACTGA